Genomic DNA from Planktomarina temperata RCA23:
CGTGGCATTGGCAACTAAATAATCACTTGCTTGCAAGTATCAATTTAAAAAAGGGCCGCTGTTTCAGTGGCCCTTTTTTGATTAAATCCAGCCTTGCAGATTTTCTGAAATCACATTGCTCAAGGTTTCAATATGTTCCTTGCTGTCATTCAAGCAGGGGATATATGTGAAATGTTCGCCGCCGGCGTGCTCAAAGCTTTCTTTGATCTCTTCGTTAATTTCTTCCAGCGTTTCGATACAGTCGGCTGAAAAAGCCGGGGCGCAGACCGCAATATTTTTCTGGCCCTTCTCGGCCATACGGGCCACTTCTTCGACCGTATAGGGTTGCAACCATTCCTCTGGACCGAATTTCGATTGGAAGGTGGTTACGATTTCTGTGTCATCCCAACCCAAACGCTCTTTCAATAGGCGCGTGGTTTTTTGGCACTGGCAATGGTAGGGATCACCCTGCATCAAATAGCGTTTTGGCACTCCATGATAGGAACACACCAAAACCTCTGGGCGCAGCTCGGCGGTTTCATAGGCTCTCTCAATCGAGGTCGCCAGCGCGTTGATATAATCTGGACGATCAAAATATGGGCTAACAGTCCGTGCGGCAGGTTGCCAAGTTTGTTTGATCAAGCTTCGGAAAAACTCATCATTGGCTGTGGCGGAGGTGGCCCCGGCGAATTGCGGATAGAGTGGAAAGAACAGAATTTTCTGGCAGCCGGCATCCACCATCTTTTGCACAACGGACTGGGTGGACGGGTTGCCGTAGCGCATACAATACTCAACCATAACACCGCCGTCATAGCGTTTCGAGATTTCTGTGCGCACAGCTTCGGTTTGTGCTTTTGTAATGGTGGCCAAAGGGCTTTCATTGGCTTCCATGTTCCAAATCGACTTATAAGCCGCGCCGGAAGAAAATGGTCGTTTTGTTAAGATGATGAGCTGGAGCAAAGGTTGCCAAAGCCAGGGGCTATAATCAATCACCCGCCGATCCGATAAAAATTCACCCAGATACCGGCGCATCGACCAATAATCATAATTGTCCGGTGTGCCCAGATTGGACAGCAAAACCCCAATCTTTGGTGCCTTCACCTTTGGGTGATCTGCTGGTGCAGCGGATAAGGGCAAATAGGTGGTGTCTTGATCTGTCACGGCGTGCTCCTGAATCTGTTCCCTTGCAAATAACTGGAAAATGGGTCTCGTCAATTGCCCAAGGAGCTTTTTGCCTCTTCTAACGCTTGTTGGAGCGATTTCGTCACGGATCCGGGCTTTAATGCTTTGGGTTGGCTCGCATGCGGCGCCCAACCTGAAAGGAAAACCAAATCGAAGGTGCAAGTAATGCGGCTGTCATCTGCTGGGAATTCTGTGGCAAAGATCTCTTGGGCCCGGTCAAATAGTGATTTGGGGGTGAAGGTTTTTGGACGCGCCGTCATGATATTGGTTTCACCCATGTCGCGCAAATCGCGCATGAGGTGATAAATATCGCTATAGGCCGCCGGTATTTTTAGCGAATCTGCCACGGGCAAGGCGAGGCCGGCCCGCTGCAAGAGGGAGCCAAGCTCTCGAATTTCCGCCATAGGGGTGACCCGCGGTGACAGACCGCCGCGCAAATCCGCTTCTGCCGTTGATAGGGCACTGCGCAGTTCTGTGAGGGTCTGACCTCCGAAACATACCCCCATAAACAGCCCATCGGCTTGCAGCGCGCGGCCGCATTGCACCACTTGGCCTATGGGGTCATTGCAATGATGCAGCGCCATTGCGTGGACGACGAGATCATGCTGCCCGGGGCTCAATTCCAGCAGATCCTCATCGCGCACCAGTTTTGCGTTGGGAAAGGCACCCGACCAAACCTGTGGAAAACCGGTGACGATGGCGACGGATTTAAACTGCCTGTTAACCGCTTTCAGTCTTTCTAGAATTTCAGTGCAGGCCAGCTCTTGCAAAAACATGCCTGAAGCGCAGGCACGCGCGCGTGCTTCGGCTTGAGTTATCGGATCGAAGAGTGCAGGCGCTGTCATTGCTCTGAGGTAGAAGGGAGCCGTGCGGTTTGCAAGGTGTGTTGCAAGCGATTTATCCTC
This window encodes:
- the hemH gene encoding ferrochelatase translates to MTDQDTTYLPLSAAPADHPKVKAPKIGVLLSNLGTPDNYDYWSMRRYLGEFLSDRRVIDYSPWLWQPLLQLIILTKRPFSSGAAYKSIWNMEANESPLATITKAQTEAVRTEISKRYDGGVMVEYCMRYGNPSTQSVVQKMVDAGCQKILFFPLYPQFAGATSATANDEFFRSLIKQTWQPAARTVSPYFDRPDYINALATSIERAYETAELRPEVLVCSYHGVPKRYLMQGDPYHCQCQKTTRLLKERLGWDDTEIVTTFQSKFGPEEWLQPYTVEEVARMAEKGQKNIAVCAPAFSADCIETLEEINEEIKESFEHAGGEHFTYIPCLNDSKEHIETLSNVISENLQGWI